One segment of Nostoc flagelliforme CCNUN1 DNA contains the following:
- the gshB gene encoding glutathione synthase, producing the protein MKLAFIIDPIHLLDPCHDTSVALIEAAQILGHEVWVTQANLLSVVESKAWAVLQRVELVPVELVEGRWVAVNPWYKLSDSCLTSLETMDAVFMRTDPPVNDSYLYATYILDYIDQNKTLVINSPSGIRGANEKMYALQFTKAIPETIVSADKQFIRQFVETKAAAVLKPLGNKAGEGILFLQSGDRNFNSIVELSTLQGRVPVMVQTYLPEAKEGDKRIILLNGEPIGALNRLSSGTDFRNNMATGGTVAQTEITPREYEICTQVAEQLRQDGLIFVGIDIIGGYLTEVNVTSPTGIREIDRLDATHLGNQVIQWIEETIKSKK; encoded by the coding sequence GTGAAACTGGCTTTTATCATTGATCCCATCCATCTGCTTGACCCGTGTCATGATACCAGTGTTGCCCTAATTGAAGCAGCGCAAATCCTGGGACACGAAGTTTGGGTGACTCAGGCAAATCTGCTGAGTGTAGTGGAGAGCAAAGCTTGGGCTGTCCTACAGCGAGTCGAACTTGTACCAGTAGAGTTGGTGGAGGGACGCTGGGTAGCGGTGAATCCTTGGTATAAGTTGAGCGATTCCTGCTTAACTTCTTTAGAGACAATGGACGCCGTATTTATGCGGACAGATCCACCTGTCAATGATTCCTACCTCTATGCCACGTACATTCTGGATTACATTGACCAAAATAAAACCCTGGTGATTAACAGTCCTAGCGGCATCCGAGGGGCAAATGAAAAAATGTACGCCCTCCAGTTTACTAAAGCGATTCCAGAAACGATTGTCAGTGCTGATAAGCAGTTTATCCGACAATTTGTCGAAACAAAGGCAGCTGCGGTTCTCAAACCACTGGGTAACAAAGCTGGAGAGGGAATTTTATTTTTGCAATCAGGCGATCGCAATTTTAACTCTATTGTCGAACTCAGTACCCTCCAAGGTCGAGTGCCTGTAATGGTGCAAACCTATTTACCAGAGGCAAAAGAAGGAGATAAGCGAATTATCTTACTCAATGGCGAACCAATTGGTGCGCTCAATCGCCTCTCTAGCGGAACTGATTTTCGCAATAATATGGCCACTGGTGGCACAGTCGCTCAAACCGAGATTACCCCAAGAGAGTATGAAATTTGTACCCAAGTAGCCGAACAGTTACGCCAAGACGGCTTAATTTTTGTGGGTATTGATATTATTGGTGGCTACTTAACTGAAGTTAATGTCACTAGTCCTACTGGAATTCGTGAGATTGATCGCCTAGATGCTACTCACCTTGGTAATCAGGTTATTCAATGGATTGAAGAGACAATAAAAAGCAAAAAATAA
- the grxC gene encoding glutaredoxin 3 produces the protein MAAKVEIYTWRTCPFCIRAKSLLKNKGVEFIEYSIDGDEAARNKMAQRANGRRSLPQIFINDDHIGGCDDIHALDSQGKLDELLTSSKSV, from the coding sequence ATGGCTGCAAAAGTAGAAATTTACACTTGGAGAACTTGCCCGTTTTGCATTCGTGCCAAAAGTTTGCTGAAGAACAAGGGCGTTGAATTTATCGAATACAGCATTGATGGAGATGAGGCAGCGAGAAATAAAATGGCTCAAAGAGCAAATGGACGCCGTTCTTTACCGCAAATTTTCATCAATGATGATCATATTGGTGGTTGTGATGATATCCACGCTTTAGACAGTCAAGGCAAGCTAGATGAGCTACTAACTTCTAGCAAGAGCGTGTAG